The DNA sequence AGAAAACCTTTTCGAAAGAGCGAAAATTACAGCAGAGCAAACAGGTAAAATCAACTTTTCTGAGGCAAGTGAAAATTTAATTTTGAAGAAAGCAAAAATCCAAATACCAAATCAGACCAATGAAGATCAGGTTTTTAAAGCTTCTTCTACCTATTCGAAATATATCCCGGTAGGATGGCGATTGGGCGCTTATGCAAATGGAGATTTAAATTTAGATGCTCATAAAAACGATCTCATTCTTTTACTTTATAATGAAAATGAATGTAAAATTCAGCTTTTATTGCAACAATCAAACGGCAGTTATAAAACCGAAGTTACCAATGATAAACTGATTGTTCCCGACGAAAACTTTAACGTAAATAATTTTAAAATAGTGATTAAAAACGGCTTCTTTACTTTAGAACAAAGGATTGCAGTTAATGATCAAAATTTCGATCAACGTTATGTAACCTTTAAATATGACAAAAATAACTGGACGCTTTATCGTTTTGATGTGGAGCATTTTTCCGGCTTCAATCCTAAACCTGCAGCGCTGGTAAATCATCTTACACAGAAGGATTTCGGACCTGTTTTATTTCAAAATATGAAGCATTTTCCAAAATATTAAATTCTATTATGGAGAGCAGTTTTAAATTATAATTGAAACTTTCGCAACAAAAGAACTCAGAGATTTTTTAAAAATTAAAAATACGAACCATGAAAATCAAATTACTTACCGTATCATTTTTTATAATGCTTGCAAACACAGCCATCAGTTGTGATAAAGGGAATAAGCCAGAAATGAAGCAACAGGCTATAACTGCAGAAGAAAGTAGCACATCAGAAAAGCCAGCACCTATAATTACTGCAAATTTTCCGAAGGAGGTTTCCATTCTTCTTCCAACCCAATATCGGAAGAAAAGTACAGGTTATCCACAAAATGTAAAAGATAAAAACTGGTTTGAACTTTACAAAGAGGAGAAAACTGGAAAATGGCTCATCGGTAAAGCCGACTTGAAAATATCTTACGGACGCGATGAATGTGTGGGAGAAGATGTCATGATTATAAAGTCAAAACATGAAGATGTAGTTCTCTTTTTCACTGGATTTGACGGTTTAAATTTAAATCCTGAAACTATTTTGGAGGATAAACCACTTTTCCCAGAACATAACATTTCGTTTAAATTTAAAGGCCAGGAATATCTTCTTTCACCCATGGGAAGTGTAGTTGATGATGAGGGACATATTCTGCCGGCAAATTTGGTCAGAGAGCAAACACAACAGGAATTGGCGGATTCACAAATCACCGATTATACGCTGAGTTTTTCCGTGGGTAATGAAACTTTTAACCTCGCCACAATCAACAAAATTGAATTTTCCACTCCAAAAATAATTTGGTTAGGCGATTTAAATGGTGATGATTTACCAGATATGATTTTGGACTTGTCAAGTTTTTATGAAACCCAACGTCTTTTCTTTTTCCTTTCAGATCCAAATGATAAGAAACAACCTTTGAAAAAAGTCGCTGATTTGGAAGTTATAAATGATTGTTGAAATTGAAATTCGATATATTAAAAAATCCCGAAAAATACTTCAGGATTTATTGATATCATTAAATTTGATTAACGCCAATTTCATTGATTTCGTTGAAATTTTCTTTTGGATTTACTCCGTACAGGTTACTTCCTGGAGTTCCTTCTGTTACAAATAAGATAAGCAGCCAGATTGCTCCAATTATCGGAATAAATGCAATGAAATAGAACCATCCACTTTTGCCAACATCGTGCAATCTTCTAACAGCCAAAGCTAACCCAGGAATGAAAGTTGCCAAACCGTAGAGTAAGTAAATAAAACCATATGGTATTTGCTCATTGAATTTCAATCCTAAAATGTTATCTAAAACTGCTGCTGTAATTGCAAAAATCATATTAAATAAGGCATACATCCAAAATTCTGTTCTTCTTGCCCTTCCGCTAAAATCAGCGTACTGTCTTAGTACTTTTAAATACCATTTCATAGTTTTGTTTTTTTTAATTGTTAATTCCAAAAATAAGATAATTATTTGATATATTTTAACAATTGTTGTGTAAATTTTAAATAATCTATAGTTATTTAAGTGTTTTAATGATAATTAGATTATTTAATAAAATTAATTTAAATGAATGCAGGATATTTTAAATCACCAATTTTTAAATTGTCAAAAAACTAAATCATTTATTTTGAATTTTTCATTTTAGATCTTTTTCATTTAAAATGGTAGATGTTGTAATAGTATTAAGAAGAATAAATATAATGGAAATGACAGCGACTTTAAATCAGCTTGTAAAAACAAATCTCTTGGTTATCTTTATGTTTCTTACGCCCTTTTGCCGATTTTTAAAAGACAGATAGAAGGTGTCTTAGTTATTCTTTATAGTTAATATTAAAAAAAATATCCAAAAAACAATTTTGCTTTTTGGATATTTTAGTTTTTTAAATAAATATTACTTCGCTGGAATATTCGCTAAAATTTCTTTTAAGAATCCCCAGAATTTCTGAACAGATGCAATATTTGCTCTTTCATCCGGCGAGTGAGCGCCACGGATGGTTGGTCCGAAACTTACCATTTCCATTTCAGGATAATTGGCACCTATAATTCCACATTCTAAACCAGCGTGACAAGCGACAACTTGTGGTTTTTCACCGAAATCTTTTTCATACATTTTCTCCATGATCTGAACGATTTCAGAACCTGGTTTTGGTTTCCAACCTGGGTAAGATCCATTAAATTCTACTTTCATTCCGGCTAATTCATAAACTGACTTCAATTGTTCAGCAACGGCATATTTACCAGATTCAACGGATGAACGGGAGAGATTTAAAATTTGTAATGCTCCATTTTTCAATTCTACTCTGGCGATGTTATTCGATGTTTCTACCAAATCTTTTACATCAGGAGACATTCTGTAAACTCCGTTGTGCGCTGATTTTAAGGCGAAAATTATTTTCTTTGAATCTTCTACAGAAATTGCTTTTTCTGGAGTAGAATACGTTTCGATATTAATGTGTAGATCTTTCTCAACTGAAGCAAATTCCTCCATAATGGATGCTTTTAAACTTTCAGCACCTTCCATAAATTCTACGGAATTTCTAACTGATAAAACCACGTTTCCTTCTCTCGGAATTGCATTACGCAAACCGCCGCTGTCCATAGAAATTAACTGAATATTTTCGTTCGAAACTCCTGTATATAAAAGTCTACCCAAAATAACGTTAGCGTTCCCAAAACCTTTGTGAATATCCATTCCTGAATGTCCACCTTGTAAACCTTTTACGGTGATTTTTACGATTTGACCTTTAGCATCTTCCAAACCATAAGTTTGTGTAGCAGTAACGTCAACTCCTCCAGCGCAACCGATATCGATTTCGTCATCTTCTTCGGTATCTAAATTCAATAAAATTTGACCTTGTAATTGACCAGGTTTTAAACCGATTGCTCCGGTCATTCCTGTTTCTTCATCAATAGTGAAAAGCGCTTCCAAAGCTGGATGAGCAATGTCGCTACTTTCTAAAATACTCATAATAGAAGCAACTCCCAAACCGTTATCTGCGCCTAAAGTAGTTCCTTTTGCTTTTACCCAATCGCCGTCAACTTCCATCTTAATTCCTTCTGTGTCAAAATCGAATTCGATATCATTGTTTTTCTGACAAACCATATCCAGGTGGGATTGTAACACAATTGCTTTCCTGTTTTCCATTCCTGGAGTTGCAGGTTTTTTGATGATCACATTTCCAACTTCATCAACCGTAGTTTCTAAATTCAGATTCTCACCAAAGTTTTTAATAAATGCGATTACTTTTTCTTCTTTTTTTGAGGGACGGGGAACCGAGTTCAATGCTGAAAAATTCTTCCAGATGATTTGCGGTTCGAGTTGTGATAATTCCATTATAAAATTTTATTTAGCTCAAAAATACAAATAAAAAACGCTTCTGAAATTTTCAAAAGCGCAATATTTTAATTTTAAGATTATTTTAACAGCCGCATTCTCCGTAAATCGGCGTGGTTGTTTTCTCGCCGTTTTTATTTTCCACACTCATTATTCCATCAAACATCATTACTTCTTCTAAACCTTTTACTTTTTGTCCTTGAATAGAAACTGTAATTTCGTCATTTTTAATGGTTTTACTAAAGTTTTCTGGATCAAGAT is a window from the Kaistella flava (ex Peng et al. 2021) genome containing:
- a CDS encoding DUF805 domain-containing protein, which gives rise to MKWYLKVLRQYADFSGRARRTEFWMYALFNMIFAITAAVLDNILGLKFNEQIPYGFIYLLYGLATFIPGLALAVRRLHDVGKSGWFYFIAFIPIIGAIWLLILFVTEGTPGSNLYGVNPKENFNEINEIGVNQI
- a CDS encoding aminoacyl-histidine dipeptidase, producing the protein MELSQLEPQIIWKNFSALNSVPRPSKKEEKVIAFIKNFGENLNLETTVDEVGNVIIKKPATPGMENRKAIVLQSHLDMVCQKNNDIEFDFDTEGIKMEVDGDWVKAKGTTLGADNGLGVASIMSILESSDIAHPALEALFTIDEETGMTGAIGLKPGQLQGQILLNLDTEEDDEIDIGCAGGVDVTATQTYGLEDAKGQIVKITVKGLQGGHSGMDIHKGFGNANVILGRLLYTGVSNENIQLISMDSGGLRNAIPREGNVVLSVRNSVEFMEGAESLKASIMEEFASVEKDLHINIETYSTPEKAISVEDSKKIIFALKSAHNGVYRMSPDVKDLVETSNNIARVELKNGALQILNLSRSSVESGKYAVAEQLKSVYELAGMKVEFNGSYPGWKPKPGSEIVQIMEKMYEKDFGEKPQVVACHAGLECGIIGANYPEMEMVSFGPTIRGAHSPDERANIASVQKFWGFLKEILANIPAK